GCCCAATCCAATGAGCGCCACAGAAACAACAACGATCTGCACTAGTCGACGACGACTAGAGTTGTGTCGCGATCGAGCCTTCATGGTCGATTAGTATGTCTTGGTATTCATCAAGACTCTCGATAACGATCCCTGCGCCACGAATGACAGCACGGAGCGGATCTGGCACCACAATAACTGGCACCTGGAGATCGTGTTCAAGGAGTGGAGCGAGGCCAGGGATAAGTGCTCCACCTCCAGAGAGATGAATGCCACGCTGCATAATGTCAGCCAAAACCTCTGGCGGGGTGTCCTCAAGAACATTGCGCACGGTCTCCACGATCGTATCGACCTGTCCAGCTACGGCATCACGAACATCTGTGTCGGTAATAACCACCTCACGCGGCAAACCAGTCACTGCATCACGACCGCGCGCTACCAGCTCTTTACCAGCATCTGAGTGTGCGATCGAGGCAAGTGCGATCTTCGCATCTTCAGCCGTCTTTTCACCCACATGCACTTTGAACTGATCACGAATGTACGACATGATCGATGCGTTGAGGTGGTCACCTGCCACACGTAAGTTGCGAGACACTACCAGGCCACTGAGCGAGATGACAGCAATATCAGTCGTACCACCTCCGATATCGATGATCATGCTTCCAACTGCTTTCGAGATAGGCAGCTTCGCACCGATCGCCGCCGCCATTGGTTCTTCGATCAAGAATACGTCGCGAGCACCAGCATTTTTCGCTGCATCTTGCGCCGCGCGCATTTCTACATTGGTGATACCAGACGGCACACCAATCAACATGCGCGGCGCCACCAACGACCTCATTTCATTACGCACCTTACCGATAAGGTACGCCAACATCTCTTCTGCCACTTCAAAGTCTGAGATCACTCCATCGACCAATGGACGCACCACGTCGATGTGTTGTGGGGTGCGTCCTTGCATCGTCTTTGCTTCGTTACCCACCGCCACTAGTTGGCCAGTTTTCTTGTTGATCGCAACAATGGTCGGCTCGTTGAGCACGATCCCGCGACCCTTTACATACACCAATGTGTTGGCTGTACCAAGGTCGATCGCCATATCGGTAGAGACCGCCGAAAGCAGCGCGTTCAATTGTCGCGTGAATACGTTCATTTGCGGGCTATTGTACTATGATTTCAGATTCAAAACAAAAACGACCCGGATTTACCAGGTCGTTACGTGTTTTTTGGATCCTTTGAGCGTTCTGAGCACAACATCACAGTTTCGCATGCAAACGTCGATAGTAGTCAAGTCTGTACTCGTCGCATAGTACACCAGGACGAGACAGGTAATCCTCTACCGAAAATTGTGCAAACTGGCTGTAGCGATCGCGATTGGCAAATGAATCCACCACGATCGGTGCACCATTTGGACGGATCGACTCAGGCCGAGCAAGCACTTGCTGTGCCGCCAGCAATTGTTCGGTCGTAACTGCCAACAACACGATTGGTGTGTCG
Above is a window of Candidatus Nomurabacteria bacterium DNA encoding:
- a CDS encoding rod shape-determining protein, with translation MNVFTRQLNALLSAVSTDMAIDLGTANTLVYVKGRGIVLNEPTIVAINKKTGQLVAVGNEAKTMQGRTPQHIDVVRPLVDGVISDFEVAEEMLAYLIGKVRNEMRSLVAPRMLIGVPSGITNVEMRAAQDAAKNAGARDVFLIEEPMAAAIGAKLPISKAVGSMIIDIGGGTTDIAVISLSGLVVSRNLRVAGDHLNASIMSYIRDQFKVHVGEKTAEDAKIALASIAHSDAGKELVARGRDAVTGLPREVVITDTDVRDAVAGQVDTIVETVRNVLEDTPPEVLADIMQRGIHLSGGGALIPGLAPLLEHDLQVPVIVVPDPLRAVIRGAGIVIESLDEYQDILIDHEGSIATQL